A part of Colius striatus isolate bColStr4 chromosome 13, bColStr4.1.hap1, whole genome shotgun sequence genomic DNA contains:
- the FHL1 gene encoding four and a half LIM domains protein 1 isoform X1, with amino-acid sequence MSERFDCHYCRDPLQGKKYVQKEGRHCCVKCFDKFCANTCIECKKPIGADSKEMHFKNRYWHDNCFRCFKCYTSLVNEPFMLRENNKVWCSNCTATADAPRCKGCFKPIIAGDQNVEYKKMVWHKDCFTCSQCKQVIGSGSFFPKGDDFYCVSCHENKFAKTCAKCKNPITSGGLTYQEQPWHSECFICSNCNKPLGGKRFTAVEDQFYCVECYKECVAKKCAGCKNPITAGFGRGTSVVNYEDESWHDYCFKCTKCARGLANKRFVCHNGKIYCAECPKRL; translated from the exons ATGTCGGAGCGCTTCGACTGCCACTACTGCCGCGACCCGCTGCAGGGGAAGAAGTACGTGCAGAAGGAGGGGCGGCACTGCTGCGTCAAGTGCTTCGACAAGTTCTGCGCCAACACCTGCATCGAGTGCAAGAAACCCATCGGGGCTGACTCCAAG GAGATGCATTTCAAGAACCGTTACTGGCACGACAACTGCTTCCGCTGCTTCAAGTGCTACACGTCCTTGGTCAATGAGCCCTTCATGCTAAGGGAGAACAACAAGGTCTGGTGTAGCAACTGCACTGCCACTGCGGATGCCCCCAGGTGTAAGGGCTGCTTCAAGCCAATCATTGCAG GAGACCAAAATGTTGAGTACAAGAAGATGGTCTGGCATAAGGACTGTTTCACCTGCAGCCAGTGCAAGCAAGTGATTGGATCTGGGAGCTTCTTCCCCAAGGGTGATGACTTCTACTGCGTCTCCTGCCATGAGAACAAGTTTGCCAAGACTTGTGCTAAATGCAAGAAT CCCATCACTTCTGGAGGCCTCACTTACCAGGAACAGCCTTGGCATTCCGAGTGTTTCATTTGCTCCAACTGCAACAAGCCACTGGGTGGGAAGCGCTTCACAGCTGTGGAGGATCAGTTTTACTGTGTTGAATGCTACAAGGAGTGTGTTGCCAAGAAGTGTGCTGGCTGCAAGAACCCCATTACAG CAGGATTTGGAAGAGGAACCAGTGTGGTTAACTACGAAGATGAGTCCTGGCACGACTATTGTTTCAAATGCACAAAGTGTGCCCGTGGTCTGGCCAACAAGCGCTTTGTTTGCCATAATGGAAAAATTTACTGTGCTGAGTGTCCCAAACGACTGTAA
- the FHL1 gene encoding four and a half LIM domains protein 1 isoform X2 has protein sequence MSERFDCHYCRDPLQGKKYVQKEGRHCCVKCFDKFCANTCIECKKPIGADSKEMHFKNRYWHDNCFRCFKCYTSLVNEPFMLRENNKVWCSNCTATADAPRCKGCFKPIIAGDQNVEYKKMVWHKDCFTCSQCKQVIGSGSFFPKGDDFYCVSCHENKFAKTCAKCKNPITSGGLTYQEQPWHSECFICSNCNKPLGGKRFTAVEDQFYCVECYKECVAKKCAGCKNPITGFGRGTSVVNYEDESWHDYCFKCTKCARGLANKRFVCHNGKIYCAECPKRL, from the exons ATGTCGGAGCGCTTCGACTGCCACTACTGCCGCGACCCGCTGCAGGGGAAGAAGTACGTGCAGAAGGAGGGGCGGCACTGCTGCGTCAAGTGCTTCGACAAGTTCTGCGCCAACACCTGCATCGAGTGCAAGAAACCCATCGGGGCTGACTCCAAG GAGATGCATTTCAAGAACCGTTACTGGCACGACAACTGCTTCCGCTGCTTCAAGTGCTACACGTCCTTGGTCAATGAGCCCTTCATGCTAAGGGAGAACAACAAGGTCTGGTGTAGCAACTGCACTGCCACTGCGGATGCCCCCAGGTGTAAGGGCTGCTTCAAGCCAATCATTGCAG GAGACCAAAATGTTGAGTACAAGAAGATGGTCTGGCATAAGGACTGTTTCACCTGCAGCCAGTGCAAGCAAGTGATTGGATCTGGGAGCTTCTTCCCCAAGGGTGATGACTTCTACTGCGTCTCCTGCCATGAGAACAAGTTTGCCAAGACTTGTGCTAAATGCAAGAAT CCCATCACTTCTGGAGGCCTCACTTACCAGGAACAGCCTTGGCATTCCGAGTGTTTCATTTGCTCCAACTGCAACAAGCCACTGGGTGGGAAGCGCTTCACAGCTGTGGAGGATCAGTTTTACTGTGTTGAATGCTACAAGGAGTGTGTTGCCAAGAAGTGTGCTGGCTGCAAGAACCCCATTACAG GATTTGGAAGAGGAACCAGTGTGGTTAACTACGAAGATGAGTCCTGGCACGACTATTGTTTCAAATGCACAAAGTGTGCCCGTGGTCTGGCCAACAAGCGCTTTGTTTGCCATAATGGAAAAATTTACTGTGCTGAGTGTCCCAAACGACTGTAA